The proteins below are encoded in one region of Bombus terrestris chromosome 7, iyBomTerr1.2, whole genome shotgun sequence:
- the LOC100648321 gene encoding uncharacterized protein LOC100648321 has product MKVHFTLLATILIVGVAMAFPQKDGQIFSNEAIKQAQNTYLIPKDATIQKVQEGIELAAYESIPGDQKINLFEILGAHVPSEVVNNLQAQIDQIGRN; this is encoded by the coding sequence atgaAAGTCCATTTTACGTTATTAGCAACAATATTGATTGTGGGAGTGGCTATGGCATTTCCACAAAAGGATGGTCAAATTTTCAGTAACGAGGCTATAAAACAGGCACAGAATACCTATCTTATTCCGAAGGATGCGACAATACAAAAGGTTCAAGAAGGTATCGAATTGGCAGCGTACGAATCGATTCCTGGTGATCAGAAGATTAATCTTTTCGAAATTCTGGGAGCGCACGTTCCATCGGAAGTGGTGAACAATCTCCAAGCTCAAATCGATCAGATAGGACGGAATTAG
- the LOC100643118 gene encoding FACT complex subunit spt16 isoform X2, translating to MANVSVDKETFFRRMKRLYTAWKDGEVGTDDSFSKMDCLVSAVGTDEDIVYSKSTALQTWFLSYELTDTIMILAEESICFLASKKKIEFVRKLENQKTEDTGVPSVKLLVRDRNDEDKANFAKLIEIIKQSKKGKTLGVFSKENYPGAFMDAWRAALKPESFDTIDVSAAAAYVMCPKEDAEIHTIKKACLVSVDVFTKYLKDQIMEIIDSDKKVKHSKLAEGVDAAITNKKYVTSVDVTQVDMCYPAIIQSGGNYSLKFSVVSDKNTLHFGVIVCSLGARYKSYCSNIVRTLLVNPTKTIEDNYNFLLQLEEEILKKLVAGVKISEVYEAGVKYVKDEKPEMIDHLTKHFGFAMGIEFRESSLLIGPKTHAVLKKGMVFNVNVGLANLTNSEATDKEGKIYALFIGDTVMINEAQPATNLTPSKKKVKNIGIFVKDEEEEEEEGSGKENEPKPEILGRGKRTAVIESKLRTEHSSEEKRKQHQKELAQQLNEVAKARLAQQSGGKEQEKIRKSTISYKSLSHMPREPEVKELKLYVDKKYETVILPIFGIPVPFHISTIKNISQSVEGDYTYLRINFFHPGATMGRNEGGSYPQPDATFVKEVTYRSTNTKEPGEISAPSSNLNTAFRLIKEVQKKFKNREAEEREKEDLVKQDTLILSQNKGNPKLKDLYIRPNIVSKRMTGGLEAHVNGFRYTSVRGDKVDILYNNIKNAFFQPCDGEMIILLHFHLKHAIMFGKKKHVDVQFYTEVGEITTDLGKHQHMHDRDDLAAEQSERELRHKLKTAFKSFCEKVESMTKQEIEFDTPFRDLGFPGAPFRSTVLLQPTSGCLVNLTEWPPFVITLEDVELVHFERVQFHLKNFDMIFVFKDYHRKVAMLNAIPMNMLDHVKEWLNSCDIRYTEGVQSLNWTKIMKTITDDPVGFFDSGGWSFLDPESDAENDEVEDEEEEEDDAYEPSDFDSEEESDDDSEYSEASEDSDSEEEELGSSEESGKDWSDLEREAAEEDKERGEDRFHDDYNSSKKKKGSRKHSPSPSKDRHNSKHKSSSNSKSKSSSSSKDKKSSSSDKHSPKKSDKHDKHDKHKSSNHSSSSSKKRTREDSAERNDRGSKKSKK from the exons ATGGCAAACGTATCCGTTGACAAAGAGACATTTTTTCGGCGTATGAAGCGGCTTTATACCGCATGGAAG gaTGGAGAAGTTGGTACAGACGATAGTTTTAGTAAAATGGATTGTCTCGTTTCCGCCGTGGGCACGGACGAGGATATTGTGTACAGCAAATCGACAGCGTTACAG ACATGGTTTCTCAGTTATGAACTTACAGATACTATAATGATCTTAGCAGAAGAGTCTATCTGTTTCTTGGCTAGtaagaaaaaaattgaatttgtcAGGAAACTTGAAAATCAGAAAACGGAAGACACTGGCGTACCTTCTGTAAAATTACTTGTTAGGGATAGA AATGATGAAGATAAAGCCAATTTTGCTAAACTTATTGAGATCataaaacaaagtaaaaagGGTAAAACATTGGGTGTTTTTTCTAAAGAAAATTATCCAGGTGCCTTTATGGACGCATGGAGAGCTGCATTAAAGCCAGAATCTTTTGATACG ATTGATGTAAGTGCTGCAGCTGCATATGTAATGTGTCCAAAAGAAGATGCTGAAATTCATACCATAAAAAAGGCGTGTTTAGTATCTGTGGATGTCTTCACGAAGTATCTTAAGGAtcaaattatggaaattatagATTCTGATAAG aAAGTTAAGCATTCAAAGCTTGCAGAAGGTGTAGATGCTGCTATAACAAATAAGAAGTATGTAACTAGTGTTGATGTTACTCAAGTAGATATGTGTTATCCTGCGATAATACAAAGTGGTGGAAATTACTCTTTGAAGTTTAGCGTTGTTAGTGATAAAAACACTTTGCATTTCGGTGTCATTGTTTGCTCTCTTGGAGCGCGTTACAAATCTTATTGTTCCAATATAGTTCGGACATTGTTAGTAAATCCTACTAAAACCATTGAG GATAATTATAACTTTCTTTTACAATTAGAAGAAGAGATTCTGAAGAAATTAGTAGCTGGAGTGAAAATAAGCGAAGTATATGAAGCAGGGGTAAAGTATGTAAAGGATGAAAAACCGGAGATGATTGATCATTTAACCAAACACTTTGGTTTTGCGATGGGTATCGAATTTAGAGAAAGTTCTTTACTTATTGGTCCAAAAACTCATGCAGTACTAAAGAAAGGCATGGTATTCAATGTAAACGTTGGGTTGGCGAATCTTACAAACTCGGAAGCTACtgataaagaaggaaaaatctATGCACTCTTCATTGGTGACACAGTTATGATTAATGAG gcACAACCTGCTACGAATTTAACACCTTcgaaaaaaaaggtaaaaaatattggaatatttgttaaagatgaagaggaagaagaagaagaaggaagtgGAAAGGAAAATGAACCTAAACCTGAGATCCTTGGTCGTGGAAAGAGAACAGCTGTAATAGAATCTAAATTGAGAACAGAACATAGTTCTgaggaaaagaggaaacaaCATCAAAAAGAACTGGCACAACAGCTAAATGAAGTTGCAAAAGCTCGGTTAGCTCAACAATCTGGTGGGAAGGAACAAGAAAAGATACGGAAGTCAACAATATCGTACAAAAGTCTGAGTCATATGCCACGAGAACCAGAAGTAAAGGAATTGAAGTTATACGTGG ACAAAAAATATGAAACTGTAATTTTGCCCATTTTTGGAATTCCTGTACCCTTCCATATATccacaattaaaaatatttctcagtCGGTAGAAGGAGATTACACGTACCTCcgaataaatttttttcatcCTGGTGCCACAATGGGTCGGAACGAAGGTGGATCATATCCACAACCCGATGCTACATTCGTCAAAGAAGT AACATATCGAAGTACAAACACCAAAGAGCCTGGTGAAATTTCAGCACCATCTTCTAATTTAAACACGGCCTTTAGATTAATCAAAGAAGTTcaaaagaaattcaaaaataGAGAAGCAGAAGAAAGGGAGAAGGAGGATCTTGTAAAACAGGACACTCTAATACTCTCTCAAAATAAGGGTAATCCAAAACTAAAAGACTTATACATTCGACCAAATATCGTTTCAAAGAGAATGACAGGAGGTTTAGAAGCACATGTGAATGGATTCCGTTACACTTCGGTTAGAGGAGATAAAGTTGATATTctttacaataatattaaaaatgccTTTTTCCAACCGTGTGATGGCGAAATGATCATATTgcttcattttcatttaaaa CACGCAATAATGTTTGGTAAAAAGAAGCACGTGGATGTGCAGTTTTATACAGAAGTTGGTGAAATCACGACAGATTTAGGGAAACATCAACACATGCACGATCGTGACGATCTTGCTGCTGAACAATCAGAACGAGAACTTAGGCATAAATTGAAAACTGCCTTTAAGAGTTTTTgtgaaaaa GTCGAAAGCATGACGAAACAAGAAATTGAATTTGATACACCGTTCCGAGATCTGGGATTCCCTGGAGCACCATTCAGGAGTACTGTTCTTCTGCAACCCACTAGTGGTTGTTTAGTAAATCTCACAGAATGG CCTCCATTTGTTATAACTTTAGAAGATGTTGAACTTGTTCACTTTGAAAGAGTACAATTTCACCTTAAGAATTTTGATATGATTTTTGTTTTCAAAGACTATCATAGAAAAGTCGCTATGTTAAATGCCATTCCCATGAATATGTTAGATCATGTAAAGGAGTGGCTAAA CTCGTGTGACATCAGATATACAGAAGGTGTACAATCTTTGAATTGGACAAAGATTATGAAAACTATCACAGATGATCCTGTAGGATTCTTTGACAGTGGTGGTTGGAGTTTCTTGGACCCAGAGAGTGATGCAGAAAATGATGAAGtagaagacgaggaagaagaagaagacgatgcTTATGAG CCATCTGACTTTGACAGTGAAGAAGAATCTGATGATGATTCTGAATACTCTGAAGCTTCAGAAGATTCAGATAGCGAAG AAGAGGAGTTGGGTAGTTCTGAAGAATCTGGTAAAGACTGGTCTGACTTGGAACGGGAAGCGGCTGAAGAAGAcaaagaaagaggagaagatAGATTCCATGATGATTATAATTCaagtaagaagaaaaaaggaagtcgAAAACATTCACCATCACCATCAAAAGACAG GCATAATTCGAAACACAAGAGTTCTTCAAATTCAAAAAGTAAAAGTTCGTCCAGTAGTAAAGATAAAAAATCATCGTCGTCGGATAAACATAG TCCCAAGAAGAGCGATAAACACGATAAACATGATAAACACAAGTCATCAAATCACTCTTCGTCTAGCAGTAAGAAACGAACTCGTGAGGATAGTGCAGAAAGAAATGATAGGGGATCGAAGAAGTCtaa gaaATAA
- the LOC100643118 gene encoding FACT complex subunit spt16 isoform X1, whose translation MANVSVDKETFFRRMKRLYTAWKDGEVGTDDSFSKMDCLVSAVGTDEDIVYSKSTALQTWFLSYELTDTIMILAEESICFLASKKKIEFVRKLENQKTEDTGVPSVKLLVRDRNDEDKANFAKLIEIIKQSKKGKTLGVFSKENYPGAFMDAWRAALKPESFDTIDVSAAAAYVMCPKEDAEIHTIKKACLVSVDVFTKYLKDQIMEIIDSDKKVKHSKLAEGVDAAITNKKYVTSVDVTQVDMCYPAIIQSGGNYSLKFSVVSDKNTLHFGVIVCSLGARYKSYCSNIVRTLLVNPTKTIEDNYNFLLQLEEEILKKLVAGVKISEVYEAGVKYVKDEKPEMIDHLTKHFGFAMGIEFRESSLLIGPKTHAVLKKGMVFNVNVGLANLTNSEATDKEGKIYALFIGDTVMINEAQPATNLTPSKKKVKNIGIFVKDEEEEEEEGSGKENEPKPEILGRGKRTAVIESKLRTEHSSEEKRKQHQKELAQQLNEVAKARLAQQSGGKEQEKIRKSTISYKSLSHMPREPEVKELKLYVDKKYETVILPIFGIPVPFHISTIKNISQSVEGDYTYLRINFFHPGATMGRNEGGSYPQPDATFVKEVTYRSTNTKEPGEISAPSSNLNTAFRLIKEVQKKFKNREAEEREKEDLVKQDTLILSQNKGNPKLKDLYIRPNIVSKRMTGGLEAHVNGFRYTSVRGDKVDILYNNIKNAFFQPCDGEMIILLHFHLKHAIMFGKKKHVDVQFYTEVGEITTDLGKHQHMHDRDDLAAEQSERELRHKLKTAFKSFCEKVESMTKQEIEFDTPFRDLGFPGAPFRSTVLLQPTSGCLVNLTEWPPFVITLEDVELVHFERVQFHLKNFDMIFVFKDYHRKVAMLNAIPMNMLDHVKEWLNSCDIRYTEGVQSLNWTKIMKTITDDPVGFFDSGGWSFLDPESDAENDEVEDEEEEEDDAYEPSDFDSEEESDDDSEYSEASEDSDSEEEELGSSEESGKDWSDLEREAAEEDKERGEDRFHDDYNSSKKKKGSRKHSPSPSKDRHNSKHKSSSNSKSKSSSSSKDKKSSSSDKHRSDRSRSGGSHKKVSPSKSSKHSPKKSDKHDKHDKHKSSNHSSSSSKKRTREDSAERNDRGSKKSKK comes from the exons ATGGCAAACGTATCCGTTGACAAAGAGACATTTTTTCGGCGTATGAAGCGGCTTTATACCGCATGGAAG gaTGGAGAAGTTGGTACAGACGATAGTTTTAGTAAAATGGATTGTCTCGTTTCCGCCGTGGGCACGGACGAGGATATTGTGTACAGCAAATCGACAGCGTTACAG ACATGGTTTCTCAGTTATGAACTTACAGATACTATAATGATCTTAGCAGAAGAGTCTATCTGTTTCTTGGCTAGtaagaaaaaaattgaatttgtcAGGAAACTTGAAAATCAGAAAACGGAAGACACTGGCGTACCTTCTGTAAAATTACTTGTTAGGGATAGA AATGATGAAGATAAAGCCAATTTTGCTAAACTTATTGAGATCataaaacaaagtaaaaagGGTAAAACATTGGGTGTTTTTTCTAAAGAAAATTATCCAGGTGCCTTTATGGACGCATGGAGAGCTGCATTAAAGCCAGAATCTTTTGATACG ATTGATGTAAGTGCTGCAGCTGCATATGTAATGTGTCCAAAAGAAGATGCTGAAATTCATACCATAAAAAAGGCGTGTTTAGTATCTGTGGATGTCTTCACGAAGTATCTTAAGGAtcaaattatggaaattatagATTCTGATAAG aAAGTTAAGCATTCAAAGCTTGCAGAAGGTGTAGATGCTGCTATAACAAATAAGAAGTATGTAACTAGTGTTGATGTTACTCAAGTAGATATGTGTTATCCTGCGATAATACAAAGTGGTGGAAATTACTCTTTGAAGTTTAGCGTTGTTAGTGATAAAAACACTTTGCATTTCGGTGTCATTGTTTGCTCTCTTGGAGCGCGTTACAAATCTTATTGTTCCAATATAGTTCGGACATTGTTAGTAAATCCTACTAAAACCATTGAG GATAATTATAACTTTCTTTTACAATTAGAAGAAGAGATTCTGAAGAAATTAGTAGCTGGAGTGAAAATAAGCGAAGTATATGAAGCAGGGGTAAAGTATGTAAAGGATGAAAAACCGGAGATGATTGATCATTTAACCAAACACTTTGGTTTTGCGATGGGTATCGAATTTAGAGAAAGTTCTTTACTTATTGGTCCAAAAACTCATGCAGTACTAAAGAAAGGCATGGTATTCAATGTAAACGTTGGGTTGGCGAATCTTACAAACTCGGAAGCTACtgataaagaaggaaaaatctATGCACTCTTCATTGGTGACACAGTTATGATTAATGAG gcACAACCTGCTACGAATTTAACACCTTcgaaaaaaaaggtaaaaaatattggaatatttgttaaagatgaagaggaagaagaagaagaaggaagtgGAAAGGAAAATGAACCTAAACCTGAGATCCTTGGTCGTGGAAAGAGAACAGCTGTAATAGAATCTAAATTGAGAACAGAACATAGTTCTgaggaaaagaggaaacaaCATCAAAAAGAACTGGCACAACAGCTAAATGAAGTTGCAAAAGCTCGGTTAGCTCAACAATCTGGTGGGAAGGAACAAGAAAAGATACGGAAGTCAACAATATCGTACAAAAGTCTGAGTCATATGCCACGAGAACCAGAAGTAAAGGAATTGAAGTTATACGTGG ACAAAAAATATGAAACTGTAATTTTGCCCATTTTTGGAATTCCTGTACCCTTCCATATATccacaattaaaaatatttctcagtCGGTAGAAGGAGATTACACGTACCTCcgaataaatttttttcatcCTGGTGCCACAATGGGTCGGAACGAAGGTGGATCATATCCACAACCCGATGCTACATTCGTCAAAGAAGT AACATATCGAAGTACAAACACCAAAGAGCCTGGTGAAATTTCAGCACCATCTTCTAATTTAAACACGGCCTTTAGATTAATCAAAGAAGTTcaaaagaaattcaaaaataGAGAAGCAGAAGAAAGGGAGAAGGAGGATCTTGTAAAACAGGACACTCTAATACTCTCTCAAAATAAGGGTAATCCAAAACTAAAAGACTTATACATTCGACCAAATATCGTTTCAAAGAGAATGACAGGAGGTTTAGAAGCACATGTGAATGGATTCCGTTACACTTCGGTTAGAGGAGATAAAGTTGATATTctttacaataatattaaaaatgccTTTTTCCAACCGTGTGATGGCGAAATGATCATATTgcttcattttcatttaaaa CACGCAATAATGTTTGGTAAAAAGAAGCACGTGGATGTGCAGTTTTATACAGAAGTTGGTGAAATCACGACAGATTTAGGGAAACATCAACACATGCACGATCGTGACGATCTTGCTGCTGAACAATCAGAACGAGAACTTAGGCATAAATTGAAAACTGCCTTTAAGAGTTTTTgtgaaaaa GTCGAAAGCATGACGAAACAAGAAATTGAATTTGATACACCGTTCCGAGATCTGGGATTCCCTGGAGCACCATTCAGGAGTACTGTTCTTCTGCAACCCACTAGTGGTTGTTTAGTAAATCTCACAGAATGG CCTCCATTTGTTATAACTTTAGAAGATGTTGAACTTGTTCACTTTGAAAGAGTACAATTTCACCTTAAGAATTTTGATATGATTTTTGTTTTCAAAGACTATCATAGAAAAGTCGCTATGTTAAATGCCATTCCCATGAATATGTTAGATCATGTAAAGGAGTGGCTAAA CTCGTGTGACATCAGATATACAGAAGGTGTACAATCTTTGAATTGGACAAAGATTATGAAAACTATCACAGATGATCCTGTAGGATTCTTTGACAGTGGTGGTTGGAGTTTCTTGGACCCAGAGAGTGATGCAGAAAATGATGAAGtagaagacgaggaagaagaagaagacgatgcTTATGAG CCATCTGACTTTGACAGTGAAGAAGAATCTGATGATGATTCTGAATACTCTGAAGCTTCAGAAGATTCAGATAGCGAAG AAGAGGAGTTGGGTAGTTCTGAAGAATCTGGTAAAGACTGGTCTGACTTGGAACGGGAAGCGGCTGAAGAAGAcaaagaaagaggagaagatAGATTCCATGATGATTATAATTCaagtaagaagaaaaaaggaagtcgAAAACATTCACCATCACCATCAAAAGACAG GCATAATTCGAAACACAAGAGTTCTTCAAATTCAAAAAGTAAAAGTTCGTCCAGTAGTAAAGATAAAAAATCATCGTCGTCGGATAAACATAG ATCGGATCGATCGCGGAGTGGAGGATCACATAAGAAAGTGTCTCCTTCCAAATCATCCAAACACAG TCCCAAGAAGAGCGATAAACACGATAAACATGATAAACACAAGTCATCAAATCACTCTTCGTCTAGCAGTAAGAAACGAACTCGTGAGGATAGTGCAGAAAGAAATGATAGGGGATCGAAGAAGTCtaa gaaATAA